Genomic DNA from Peribacillus simplex NBRC 15720 = DSM 1321:
AACTGGTGGATAATTTCCCCTTCACCACTGGCCTGAAGATTTGCTCCTGGCATAAGATTCAAAAGCTTTTCTCCTATTAATTCATGATTTAAATAACCAAAACTTTCACATACCTGTTGATTCGCAAAAGAGATGACGCCAGATTCATTGACGAGAATTGTCGCATCGCTGGACCCAGAAGAAATCTCTTTTTCCATTTTTAAATGATTATTCCAGTCCATACATAGTCCTCCTGTTGCCCTTAAATTGAGTTATTTAATTCCTTTTCCAATTTTTTCGCTGCATCAAGGATCGTATGTTGGTCACTTTCAGAAATAGGCTGATTTGTTCTATTACCTACTAATAATACTCCTTTGAGAACACCTTTTAATTGAATTGGAACTGCGAAAGCGTAGCTGAGATTTTCCGCGAGCATGATAGGATATTCTAGTGCTTTGCCAAGGATATTATTAGGAAAATCTTCAATTTTCATCGACCTGCCTGTTGATATGACCTTACCTGCAATCCCTTTTCCATATCGAACAGTTATTCTTTTGTATTTATCATTTCTGTTCCCAGCGGCATAATGCCAGCTTACGTCTGGTCCGTTGCTGTTTTGTAAAGCAAGGCCAACAAAATCACAGTTCAATTCTTCTAGTACTTGTTCACACGCTTGTTTATATGGATGATCTTTTCTCGATTTATTGCACCCGTTAAATTCCATACCCTAATAACCCCTTTTTTAAAGCAAATGCAACAAGTTCAGGTCTTGTTTTCATCTGAAGCTTCTCCATTAGGTTTCCTTTATGGGTTTCAACCGTTTTCACGCTTATGACAAGCTGTCCGGCAATTTCTTTATTGGAAAATCCTTTCGCAATCAATGTCAGTACCTCTTTTTCACGGTCCGAAAGAAGATTAAAAGTATCAGGGATCCCCTGCTTCACACTACCTATGTATACTTCCATTAACCTTTTTGTTGCAGATGGATGAAGGTAAGCATTTCCGGTCGATACAGAGCGAATAGCTACCAATAACTCTTCATGCGGTGCACTTTTTAAAATACAACCTGAAGCCCCAGCTTGAATAGCTCTGAACAAATATTCTTCATCATCATGCATAGTAAGTATTAATATGGCTACTTCTGGCATTAGTTTTTTCAGTTCTGAAGTTGCTGATAAACCATCTTTCCCATGAGGCATGCTTAAATCCATGACTACCACATTAGGCTGAAGTTCTAGTGCTTGCTGTATTCCTTCGTTCCCCTCGGAAGCCTCCCCTATCACTTCCATATCAGCATGATTATTTAATAGCATCTTTAAGCCCATTCTTACAACGGCGTGATCATCGCAAAGCAAAATTTTTATCAAAGCTGCTCCCCCTTAGCTTTGTTTGTATATGTATTATTATAAATAAATATGAAACAACAACGGGGATTGCTCAATTAGCAAACCCCTTGTTTAGTCCATTTTAATATAATGGAAGAGAAATCTCTATAGAGGTCCCCTCATCGATTTTTGAATATATGATACATTTTCCGCCAATCAAATGCATTCTTTCACTCATGGCAGCAAGTCCGCTCAACTTATTCATAGCGGTTTCAACCTCAAAACCTTTCCCTGAATCTTTAATCATAATCAATAACCTGCTTTTTTTCCATTTGAATATTATACTTGCCTTCGTTGTATCAGCATACCTTGCTATATTCACCAATGCTTCTTGGCAGACTCTGAAAAGTGTAATGCTATCTCTATCTGAAATTTGCGATTCAACACCTAGATTCTCTACCCCAACTTCAATGCCATATGTTGAAGTGTATAAATTTATATAACTTTTCATTGCAGAAACCAGCCCCAAAGTTGTAAGGCTAGGAGGATGCAATTCTAAAGCCAAGAGCCTGATTTCTTGAATTGTCTTTTCCAATAGCTGGTTCATATCACCTGCATAGCTTTTCATGGCAGGCTGTTCGATTGCCTTTTCAATGAGCTGCATACCTGTAAAAAGACTGTAGAGGGACTGTCCCA
This window encodes:
- a CDS encoding response regulator, with the protein product MIKILLCDDHAVVRMGLKMLLNNHADMEVIGEASEGNEGIQQALELQPNVVVMDLSMPHGKDGLSATSELKKLMPEVAILILTMHDDEEYLFRAIQAGASGCILKSAPHEELLVAIRSVSTGNAYLHPSATKRLMEVYIGSVKQGIPDTFNLLSDREKEVLTLIAKGFSNKEIAGQLVISVKTVETHKGNLMEKLQMKTRPELVAFALKKGLLGYGI
- a CDS encoding sensor histidine kinase, whose protein sequence is MNTQPLKKNISSYIIQTHEEEIKRIAMELHEGVGQSLYSLFTGMQLIEKAIEQPAMKSYAGDMNQLLEKTIQEIRLLALELHPPSLTTLGLVSAMKSYINLYTSTYGIEVGVENLGVESQISDRDSITLFRVCQEALVNIARYADTTKASIIFKWKKSRLLIMIKDSGKGFEVETAMNKLSGLAAMSERMHLIGGKCIIYSKIDEGTSIEISLPLY
- a CDS encoding GAF domain-containing protein, encoding MEFNGCNKSRKDHPYKQACEQVLEELNCDFVGLALQNSNGPDVSWHYAAGNRNDKYKRITVRYGKGIAGKVISTGRSMKIEDFPNNILGKALEYPIMLAENLSYAFAVPIQLKGVLKGVLLVGNRTNQPISESDQHTILDAAKKLEKELNNSI